The Tenacibaculum jejuense genome includes a window with the following:
- the rpe gene encoding ribulose-phosphate 3-epimerase, whose amino-acid sequence MNKLIAPSILAADFGNLQRDVEMVNESKADWFHIDIMDGVFVPNISFGMPVLKAIASHAKKTIDVHLMIVDPDRYIKTFADLGADLLTVHYEACTHLHRTIQAIKASGMKAGVALNPHTPITVLEDIITDLDLVCIMSVNPGFGGQSFIENTYKKVKQLKQLIVETNANTLIEIDGGVTSKNAKQLTEAGADVLVAGSFVFKSDNPTNTIADLKGICN is encoded by the coding sequence ATGAATAAATTAATAGCTCCTTCTATTCTGGCAGCAGATTTTGGAAATCTGCAACGTGATGTAGAAATGGTAAACGAAAGTAAAGCAGACTGGTTTCATATCGATATTATGGATGGTGTATTTGTTCCAAATATTTCTTTTGGAATGCCAGTTTTAAAAGCAATTGCTTCTCATGCTAAAAAAACAATCGATGTACATTTAATGATTGTTGATCCTGATAGATATATTAAAACTTTTGCAGATTTAGGTGCTGATCTTTTAACTGTACACTATGAAGCATGTACTCATCTACATAGAACAATTCAAGCAATAAAAGCTAGTGGAATGAAAGCAGGTGTAGCTTTAAATCCTCATACTCCAATTACTGTTTTAGAAGACATCATTACAGATTTAGATTTAGTTTGTATTATGAGTGTAAATCCAGGATTTGGCGGACAATCTTTTATTGAAAATACATATAAAAAAGTAAAACAGTTAAAACAATTAATTGTTGAAACTAATGCTAACACTTTAATTGAAATTGATGGTGGAGTTACTAGTAAAAATGCGAAACAATTAACAGAAGCTGGAGCAGACGTTTTAGTTGCAGGAAGTTTTGTTTTTAAAAGTGATAATCCAACAAATACAATAGCAGATTTGAAAGGAATTTGTAACTAA